One window of Aspergillus oryzae RIB40 DNA, chromosome 3 genomic DNA carries:
- a CDS encoding putative nicotinamide N-methyltransferase (predicted protein), with protein sequence MLHSRLRPLPRRRTPLSSSPAAPPPDFHDEDSVEDESAEDIFGAFLPHLFPDDAPSFHGDPGQHLLYSSPRYGTLQIMVPSYPNQSENRSEEIAAGQRSDVDHGRKLFAHFLWSAAMVVAEGVEKAEHLASLRQLDPDTAMWKVTGESVLELGAGAALPSVVCALAQASTVTITDHPSSPAFAGAIAFNVDHNVRKSPSTTEVIIKPHEWGTLDSDPWAVDKKGTFTRIIGADCYWMSSQHENLVNTMKWFLAPGGKVWVVAGFHTGRTIVAGFFETAVNNGLEIERIYERDLNSGAEDGKEVRRDWVPEREGEGPENRRRWCVIALLKRKGE encoded by the exons ATGCTCCACTCCCGCCTCCGACCCCTCCCCCGCCGTCGAACGCccttatcttcctccccggcAGCCCCTCCACCCGATTTCCACGACGAGGACTCCGTCGAGGATGAATCTGCCGAGGACATCTTTGGAGCGTTTCTCCCCCACCTGTTCCCAGATGATGCTCCCTCTTTCCATGGTGACCCTGGGCAGCATCTCCTGTACAGCTCCCCGCGCTATGGCACTCTCCAAATCATGGTCCCCTCCTACCCCAACCAGAGCGAAAATCGCTCGGAAGAGATCGCAGCTGGGCAAAGAAGCGATGTTGACCATGGGCGAAAGCTGTTTGCGCACTTTCTATGGAGTGCCGCCATGGTGGTCGCAGAGGGGGTGGAAAAAGCAGAGCATCTCGCTTCGCTGAGACAATTAGATCCCGACACCGCGATGTGGAAAGTTACAGGGGAGAGTGTGCTTGAATTGGGCGCTG GTGCCGCATTACCATCCGTAGTCTGTGCCCTGGCGCAAGCATCTACTGTTACTATTACCGACCACCCCTCTTCTCCCGCCTTTGCTGGCGCCATCGCCTTCAATGTTGACCACAATGTCCGCAAGTCCCCCTCAACTACTGAGGTCATTATCAAACCCCATGAATGGGGAACGCTAGACAGCGACCCCTGGGCCGTCGATAAGAAAGGAACCTTCACACGGATCATCGGCGCAGATTGCTACTGGATGTCTTCGCAGCACGAGAACCTCGTAAATACGATGAAATGGTTCCTTGCACCCGGCGGCAAGGTCTGGGTTGTTGCCGGATTTCACACCGGGCGAACCATCGTGGCCGGGTTCTTCGAAACTGCCGTGAACAACGGCCTGGAGATTGAGCGGATCTATGAGCGGGATCTCAATTCCGGGGCGGAAGACGGGAAGGAAGTCCGCCGGGACTGGGTACCTGAGCGGGAGGGCGAAGGCCCCGAGAATCGCAGGAGGTGGTGTGTGATTGCTCTCCtcaagagaaagggagagTAG